The following proteins come from a genomic window of Streptomyces sp. NBC_00539:
- a CDS encoding LLM class F420-dependent oxidoreductase — protein sequence MVRIGYTMMTEQAGPRELVEHVVGAERAGFDFSVTSDHYFPWLEEQGHSPYAWSVLGAAAQATSRIPLMTYVTCPTMRYHPAVVAQKAATMQLLSGGRFRLGLGSGENLNEHVIGPGWPAAHVRLEMLEEAVEIIRGLFEGRSVNHHGQYFDVENARLWDLPADPPPIGIAVSGDKSCDLAGRLADLVIAIEPERELLDAFDRAGGAGKPRVGQLPVCYDPDRDAAVKRAHEQFRWSAGGWKVNAELPGPASFDQAAQHVRPEDVAEAVPCGDDVDAFVDAVRPFVEAGFSEVALVQIGGQHQEPFLEWAQSTLLPALRELGTDGPAG from the coding sequence ATGGTGCGAATCGGATACACGATGATGACCGAGCAGGCCGGCCCCCGGGAGCTGGTCGAGCACGTGGTCGGCGCGGAGCGGGCGGGTTTCGACTTCTCCGTCACCTCCGACCACTACTTCCCGTGGCTGGAGGAGCAGGGGCACTCCCCTTACGCGTGGAGCGTCCTCGGCGCGGCGGCGCAGGCCACGTCTCGGATCCCGCTGATGACGTACGTGACGTGTCCGACCATGCGGTACCACCCGGCGGTCGTCGCCCAGAAGGCCGCGACCATGCAGCTGCTGTCGGGCGGGCGGTTCCGGCTGGGCCTGGGTTCGGGCGAGAACCTCAACGAGCACGTGATCGGGCCGGGCTGGCCCGCGGCGCACGTCAGGCTGGAGATGCTGGAGGAGGCCGTCGAGATCATCCGGGGCCTCTTCGAAGGGCGCTCGGTCAACCACCACGGACAGTACTTCGACGTGGAGAACGCCCGGCTGTGGGACCTGCCCGCGGACCCGCCGCCGATCGGCATCGCGGTCTCCGGCGACAAGTCCTGCGACCTCGCCGGGCGGCTCGCCGATCTGGTCATCGCCATCGAACCCGAACGCGAGCTGCTGGACGCCTTCGACCGGGCCGGGGGCGCCGGCAAGCCGCGCGTCGGCCAGCTGCCGGTGTGCTACGACCCGGACCGTGACGCGGCCGTCAAGCGGGCCCACGAGCAGTTCCGCTGGTCGGCGGGCGGCTGGAAGGTCAACGCGGAGCTGCCCGGACCGGCCTCCTTCGACCAGGCGGCCCAGCACGTCCGCCCCGAGGACGTCGCCGAGGCCGTGCCGTGCGGGGACGACGTGGACGCCTTCGTGGACGCCGTACGCCCCTTCGTGGAGGCCGGCTTCTCGGAGGTCGCGCTCGTCCAGATCGGCGGTCAGCACCAGGAGCCGTTCCTGGAATGGGCGCAGTCGACCCTGCTCCCCGCACTGCGGGAACTCGGCACCGACGGTCCCGCAGGATGA
- a CDS encoding SpoIIE family protein phosphatase, which yields MQAESAVPDDDAVPELLASSVSDDGAAPEVLALAKVVARLRTEIASLEALASTSAVLERAKGVLMARRELSADQAYEALVEAAARHGRTLMEECWITLGPSRSPRAAEAAPARVLLASTGSQESGSVFSSGRYLARGNRAGDVRAAAGGADGTRRLLAALAGRLADARTADHVAEFLRESLAGPLGVDGVMIYSLAGAGRLELTGHAGVDQDVVRQWRDIPPLANIAALDAMTRQEPVWLEDAAADAERYQLIGGSSGRWPARAWIPVAAAGGPADLAVGFFRGRPGPFDTHARAVLREAAALCAGPLHAVRSPLSVPLDQEVSAIQAVFDALPGTAILLTPLRTPTGEVEDYRIEAAAPDSVDVAGRRGKELIGRRVLETYPTVAGTALWQGYLDVLTTGTTYVGEPFSYQEVVAGVPEQSTYSVRATRLGGRLVVTWIRHDVTQREARRLASMERLGNLGWADWNLVTNTINWSDHVFAIFRRDPELGPMTLEELPAHLLPDDLPALGADVEQLLGAGAPIDRQFRIVVPDGVRHLRIVAEAETDAEGTPVEVHGFFQDLTAQRDAELALRESERAVLVQRGMLQAERTLAARLQHALLPTPERSMDLAGLRVDVAYMPSDSGVNVGGDWYSAIELPDLSALFVVGDVAGHGLDAVGTMAQLRFTAKGMIVTGSALADALTRLNTLLIHTPPDGFGTSATATMIMARYWPQEQRLSWVRAGHLPPLLVRDGRAEYLPLPEGGLLGAGFASAYEEVSLRLEPGDHLLLYTDGLIEVPGESIDRGLDRLARAAVDCVAGERSEPLARLVAALRPGRRDDVCILDIHLPADRAPQGRG from the coding sequence GTGCAGGCCGAATCCGCGGTTCCCGATGACGACGCGGTACCCGAATTGCTCGCGTCCTCGGTTTCCGACGACGGCGCGGCGCCCGAGGTACTGGCGTTGGCCAAGGTCGTGGCCCGGCTCCGCACGGAGATCGCGAGCCTGGAGGCGCTGGCGTCCACCTCGGCCGTGCTGGAGCGGGCCAAGGGCGTGCTGATGGCGCGCCGGGAGCTCTCGGCCGACCAGGCGTACGAAGCGCTGGTGGAGGCCGCCGCGAGGCACGGCCGCACCCTCATGGAGGAGTGCTGGATCACCCTGGGCCCCAGCCGCTCCCCGCGTGCCGCGGAGGCCGCCCCGGCCCGTGTCCTGCTCGCCTCGACGGGGTCGCAGGAGTCCGGATCGGTGTTCAGCTCCGGCCGCTACCTCGCCCGCGGCAACCGGGCCGGCGACGTCCGCGCCGCCGCGGGCGGCGCGGACGGTACACGCCGGCTGCTGGCCGCGCTGGCCGGCCGGCTGGCGGACGCGCGGACCGCCGACCACGTCGCGGAGTTCCTGCGCGAGAGCCTGGCCGGCCCCCTCGGCGTCGACGGCGTGATGATCTACTCGTTGGCCGGAGCCGGCCGGTTGGAGCTGACCGGCCACGCGGGCGTGGACCAGGACGTCGTGCGCCAGTGGCGCGACATCCCGCCCCTGGCGAACATCGCCGCACTGGACGCCATGACCCGCCAGGAGCCGGTCTGGCTGGAGGACGCGGCCGCGGATGCCGAGCGCTACCAGCTCATCGGCGGCAGCTCAGGCAGATGGCCGGCGCGCGCCTGGATCCCGGTAGCGGCCGCAGGCGGCCCGGCCGACCTCGCCGTGGGCTTCTTCCGGGGCCGGCCCGGGCCCTTCGACACCCACGCGCGCGCCGTGCTCCGCGAGGCCGCGGCGCTGTGCGCCGGACCCCTGCACGCCGTCCGCAGCCCCCTCTCCGTCCCCCTGGACCAAGAGGTGTCCGCCATCCAGGCCGTTTTCGACGCGCTGCCCGGCACCGCGATCCTGCTGACGCCCCTGCGCACCCCGACGGGCGAGGTGGAGGACTACCGGATCGAGGCGGCCGCCCCCGACTCCGTGGACGTCGCGGGCCGCCGGGGCAAGGAACTCATCGGCCGGCGCGTCCTGGAGACGTACCCCACCGTGGCCGGCACCGCCCTGTGGCAGGGCTACCTCGACGTCCTCACCACAGGGACGACCTACGTCGGCGAGCCGTTCTCCTACCAGGAGGTGGTCGCGGGCGTTCCCGAGCAGTCCACGTACTCCGTACGGGCGACGCGGCTGGGCGGGCGGCTCGTCGTCACCTGGATCCGCCACGACGTCACGCAGCGCGAGGCGCGACGGCTGGCCTCCATGGAGCGTCTGGGCAACCTCGGCTGGGCCGACTGGAACCTGGTCACGAACACCATCAACTGGTCCGACCACGTCTTCGCCATCTTCCGCCGCGACCCGGAGCTGGGTCCCATGACGCTGGAGGAGCTCCCCGCACACCTGCTGCCCGACGACCTGCCCGCCCTCGGCGCGGACGTCGAGCAACTGCTGGGCGCCGGGGCCCCGATCGACCGGCAGTTCCGCATCGTGGTCCCCGACGGCGTACGGCACCTGCGCATCGTCGCCGAGGCCGAGACGGACGCCGAGGGGACCCCGGTGGAGGTGCACGGCTTCTTCCAGGACCTCACCGCGCAGCGCGACGCCGAACTGGCCCTGCGGGAGAGCGAACGGGCCGTGCTCGTCCAGCGGGGCATGCTCCAAGCCGAGCGCACCCTCGCCGCGCGCCTCCAGCACGCCCTGCTGCCCACGCCCGAACGGTCGATGGACCTCGCCGGCCTGCGCGTGGACGTGGCCTACATGCCCTCCGACAGCGGGGTGAACGTCGGCGGCGACTGGTACAGCGCCATCGAACTCCCCGACCTCAGCGCCCTGTTCGTCGTCGGTGACGTCGCCGGACACGGACTGGACGCGGTCGGCACGATGGCCCAGCTGAGGTTCACGGCCAAGGGCATGATCGTCACCGGTTCGGCGCTCGCCGACGCCCTGACCCGGCTCAACACCCTCCTGATCCACACGCCTCCGGACGGGTTCGGCACCTCGGCCACCGCCACCATGATCATGGCCCGGTACTGGCCGCAGGAGCAGCGGCTGTCCTGGGTACGGGCCGGACACCTGCCGCCCCTGCTGGTGCGCGACGGCCGCGCGGAGTACCTGCCGCTGCCCGAAGGCGGCCTGCTCGGCGCCGGGTTCGCAAGCGCCTACGAGGAGGTCTCGCTCCGCCTGGAGCCCGGCGACCACCTGCTGCTCTACACCGACGGGCTCATCGAGGTGCCGGGGGAGAGCATCGACCGGGGGCTCGACCGGCTCGCGCGGGCCGCCGTCGACTGCGTGGCCGGAGAGCGGTCCGAACCGCTGGCCCGGCTGGTGGCGGCGCTGCGCCCGGGCCGGCGTGACGACGTCTGCATCCTGGACATCCACCTGCCCGCCGACCGCGCCCCGCAAGGGCGTGGCTGA
- a CDS encoding SDR family oxidoreductase — protein MTAPPKSAARRPTAAVVTGADSGIGRATAVRLAAAGLDVGITWHTDEAGARATAAEVRGHGRKAALARLDLTELPGAADVIDALADDLGRIDVLVNNAGTGTAEPFLDIGLDRLRQVLDVDLAGPFLCSQRAARRMIGQGDGGRIVNVTSVHEHQPRVGAGPYCAAKGGLGLLTQVMALELAEHGITVNSVAPGEIATPMTGQEDEDVRRVHRPGVPLGRPGDAREVAAVIAFLAGEDASYVTGASWAVDGGMLRMGPMAGSHLESDRWRTP, from the coding sequence ATGACCGCTCCCCCCAAGAGCGCCGCGCGACGGCCCACCGCGGCCGTGGTCACCGGAGCCGATTCCGGGATCGGCCGGGCGACCGCCGTGCGGCTCGCGGCCGCCGGGCTGGACGTCGGCATCACCTGGCACACCGACGAAGCAGGTGCCCGGGCGACGGCGGCCGAAGTGCGCGGCCACGGCCGCAAAGCGGCGCTCGCCCGGCTCGACCTCACCGAACTGCCCGGCGCGGCCGATGTGATCGACGCCCTCGCCGACGACCTCGGCCGGATCGACGTACTGGTCAACAACGCCGGAACCGGCACCGCCGAGCCGTTCCTCGACATCGGCCTCGACCGGCTCCGCCAGGTACTGGACGTGGACCTCGCCGGCCCGTTCCTGTGCTCCCAGCGCGCGGCGCGCCGCATGATCGGCCAGGGCGACGGCGGCCGGATCGTCAACGTCACCTCGGTGCACGAACACCAGCCGCGCGTCGGCGCCGGCCCCTACTGCGCCGCCAAGGGCGGCCTCGGGCTGCTCACCCAGGTGATGGCGCTGGAGCTCGCCGAGCACGGGATCACCGTCAACTCGGTCGCGCCGGGGGAGATCGCCACGCCGATGACCGGCCAGGAGGACGAGGACGTGCGCCGCGTGCACCGGCCGGGCGTACCGCTGGGCCGGCCCGGGGACGCCCGGGAGGTCGCCGCGGTCATCGCCTTCCTCGCGGGCGAGGACGCCTCCTACGTCACCGGCGCCTCGTGGGCCGTGGACGGTGGCATGCTCCGCATGGGCCCGATGGCCGGCTCCCACCTGGAGAGCGACCGCTGGCGCACCCCCTGA
- a CDS encoding 2Fe-2S iron-sulfur cluster-binding protein, translating to MAHATDPPDPRPAHGGGPGPAPRTPDDTVAGAVRSRVGLRVNGVHHDLDLDHRVTLLDALREQLDLTGAKKGCDHGQCGACTVLVDGRRVNSCLLLTVALDGCEITTVEGLAAPEGALHPLQRAFIEHDAFQCGYCTPGQLCSAVGALREAAAGHPSHVTAATALAAAGPAVLSAEEIRERLSGNLCRCGAYPAIVRAVAEAGADAAATATGAEVTA from the coding sequence GTGGCCCACGCAACCGATCCGCCCGACCCCCGGCCGGCGCACGGCGGTGGCCCCGGACCCGCGCCGCGCACGCCGGACGACACGGTCGCGGGGGCCGTCCGCTCCCGCGTGGGCCTGCGCGTCAACGGCGTCCACCACGACCTCGACCTGGACCACCGGGTCACGCTGCTCGACGCCCTGCGCGAGCAGCTGGACCTGACCGGTGCCAAGAAGGGCTGCGACCACGGGCAGTGCGGCGCCTGCACCGTCCTCGTCGACGGCCGGCGCGTCAACAGCTGCCTGCTCCTCACCGTCGCCCTCGACGGCTGCGAGATCACGACCGTGGAGGGCCTCGCCGCCCCCGAGGGCGCCCTTCACCCGCTCCAGCGCGCCTTCATCGAACACGACGCCTTCCAGTGCGGCTACTGCACCCCCGGTCAGCTCTGCTCCGCCGTCGGCGCGCTCCGCGAGGCGGCCGCCGGGCACCCCTCGCACGTCACCGCCGCCACGGCCTTGGCTGCTGCCGGGCCCGCCGTGCTGAGCGCCGAGGAGATCAGGGAACGGCTCAGCGGAAACCTCTGCCGCTGCGGCGCCTACCCCGCCATCGTCCGGGCCGTCGCCGAAGCGGGCGCGGACGCCGCGGCCACCGCGACCGGAGCGGAGGTGACCGCGTGA
- a CDS encoding DUF6480 family protein — protein sequence MDAHNPDPDPKNTPGLEPGGGVPPGETPPAEASTSSGAGPYRPLKPGWGNGPLVAICVVAILFAAFFLAYAIILATR from the coding sequence ATGGACGCACACAACCCCGACCCCGACCCGAAGAACACCCCCGGACTCGAACCGGGCGGCGGAGTACCGCCCGGCGAGACCCCGCCGGCAGAGGCCAGCACCAGCTCCGGAGCGGGGCCCTACCGCCCGCTGAAGCCGGGCTGGGGCAACGGCCCGCTGGTGGCCATCTGCGTCGTCGCCATCCTCTTCGCGGCCTTCTTCCTCGCCTACGCGATCATCCTGGCCACCCGGTGA
- a CDS encoding xanthine dehydrogenase family protein molybdopterin-binding subunit: protein MSPTSATLDTTATTTPVLGAPVARREGREKVTGAARYAAEQHLPRRAYAWPVPATVARGRITAVDTAAALALPGVLGVLTPYDAPRLGPSDDPTLQLLQDLRVPHRGWYVALAIADTLEGARAAADAVGVTYDTEPHDVLLREDHPGLYTPEQANGGYPAHREQGDPDGALAAAPVRVDAVYSVPPLHNHPMEPHAATADWDAGRGHLTVYDSCQGTTVVRSVLAALFRLPEDRITVLSEHVGGGFGSKGTPRPHVVLAVMATRHCGRPVTLALPRQHMAATVGHRAPTLHHIRLGARSDGTLTALSHEVTTHTSQVREFVEQAAVPSRVMYAAPDSRTTHRVTALDVPTPSWMRAPGETPGMYALESAMDELADALGMDPVELRVRNDPATEPDSGHPFSSRHLVECLRDGARRFGWSGRRPPLREGPFLIGTGVAAATYPVYIAPAGARAHARPDGSYLVEVNATDIGTGARTVLSQIAADALRVPLDAVSLAIGNSSLPAGPVAGGSTGTASWGWAVHDACTALTDRLSRHHGPLPAAGLSASADTTQSAKQKSPYARHAFGAHFAEIQADTVTGEVRVRRLLGVFAAGRILNPRTARSQLIGGMVMGLGMALTEHSGLDPAFGDFAERDLAAYHVPSNADVPAIEAHWIEEHDKHLNPMGSKGIGEIGIVGAAAAIGNAVCHAVGRRIREVPLTPDLVLAALEGEPTATAGHAG, encoded by the coding sequence ATGAGCCCGACCTCCGCCACCCTCGACACCACCGCCACCACCACCCCCGTCCTCGGCGCCCCCGTCGCGCGGCGCGAAGGCCGGGAGAAGGTGACCGGCGCCGCCCGGTACGCCGCCGAACAGCACCTGCCGCGGCGGGCCTACGCCTGGCCCGTCCCGGCGACGGTCGCCCGCGGCCGGATCACCGCCGTCGACACAGCCGCCGCACTGGCCCTGCCCGGCGTGCTGGGCGTCCTCACCCCCTACGACGCCCCGCGCCTGGGCCCCTCCGACGACCCCACCCTCCAGCTGCTCCAGGACCTGCGGGTGCCGCACCGCGGCTGGTACGTCGCGCTGGCCATCGCCGACACCCTGGAGGGGGCCCGGGCCGCCGCCGACGCCGTAGGCGTCACCTACGACACCGAGCCGCACGACGTGCTCCTGCGCGAGGACCATCCCGGCCTGTACACCCCCGAGCAGGCCAACGGCGGCTACCCCGCCCACCGCGAACAGGGCGACCCCGACGGGGCGCTCGCCGCCGCACCCGTACGCGTCGACGCCGTCTACTCCGTGCCGCCGCTGCACAACCACCCCATGGAACCGCACGCGGCCACCGCCGACTGGGACGCCGGGCGCGGCCACCTCACCGTGTACGACTCCTGCCAGGGCACCACCGTGGTGCGCAGCGTCCTGGCCGCGCTGTTCCGGCTGCCCGAGGACCGGATCACCGTCCTGTCCGAGCACGTGGGCGGCGGCTTCGGCTCCAAGGGCACCCCGCGGCCCCACGTCGTCCTCGCCGTCATGGCCACCCGGCACTGCGGACGCCCCGTCACCCTGGCCCTGCCCCGGCAGCACATGGCCGCCACCGTCGGCCACCGCGCGCCCACCCTGCACCACATCCGGCTGGGTGCCCGCTCCGACGGCACGCTCACCGCCCTCTCCCACGAGGTCACCACCCACACCTCGCAGGTCCGCGAATTCGTCGAACAGGCGGCCGTACCCTCCCGGGTCATGTACGCCGCCCCGGACAGCCGCACCACCCACCGCGTCACCGCGCTCGACGTGCCCACGCCCTCGTGGATGCGGGCCCCCGGCGAAACCCCCGGCATGTACGCCCTGGAGTCGGCCATGGACGAGCTGGCCGACGCCCTCGGGATGGACCCCGTCGAGCTGCGCGTACGCAACGACCCGGCCACCGAGCCCGACAGCGGCCACCCGTTCAGCAGCCGCCACCTCGTGGAGTGCCTGCGCGACGGCGCACGCCGGTTCGGCTGGTCCGGCCGCCGTCCGCCCCTGCGCGAGGGCCCGTTCCTCATCGGGACCGGCGTGGCCGCCGCCACCTACCCCGTGTACATCGCCCCGGCGGGTGCCCGGGCCCACGCCCGCCCCGACGGGAGCTACCTCGTCGAGGTCAACGCCACCGACATCGGCACCGGCGCCCGCACGGTCCTCTCCCAGATCGCCGCCGACGCCCTGCGCGTTCCGCTCGACGCCGTCTCGCTGGCCATCGGCAACAGCTCCCTGCCGGCCGGCCCCGTTGCCGGCGGCTCCACCGGAACCGCGTCCTGGGGCTGGGCGGTGCACGACGCCTGCACCGCCCTGACCGACCGGCTGTCACGCCACCACGGTCCGCTTCCCGCCGCCGGCCTCTCCGCGTCCGCCGACACCACGCAGTCGGCGAAGCAGAAGTCCCCGTACGCGCGCCACGCGTTCGGGGCGCACTTCGCCGAGATCCAGGCGGACACCGTCACCGGCGAGGTACGCGTCCGCAGGCTGCTCGGCGTCTTCGCCGCCGGCCGCATCCTCAACCCGCGCACCGCCCGCTCCCAGCTCATCGGCGGGATGGTGATGGGCCTGGGCATGGCGCTGACCGAGCACAGCGGCCTCGACCCGGCGTTCGGCGACTTCGCCGAACGGGACCTGGCCGCCTACCACGTGCCGTCGAACGCCGACGTTCCCGCCATCGAGGCCCACTGGATCGAGGAGCACGACAAGCACCTCAACCCGATGGGCAGCAAGGGCATCGGGGAGATCGGCATCGTGGGCGCCGCCGCGGCGATCGGCAACGCGGTGTGCCACGCCGTCGGCCGGCGCATCCGCGAGGTGCCGCTCACCCCGGACCTGGTCCTGGCCGCCCTCGAAGGAGAGCCGACGGCCACGGCCGGCCACGCCGGATGA
- a CDS encoding CBS domain-containing protein: MTTAREIMTEGADCIGEDESVLEAARKMTDLGVGALPICGNDDRLKGVLTDRDIVVKVLGRGKDPATCKAGELAQGEAVTIGADDDAQEILRTMREHKVRRLPVIDGHRLVGMVAQADVARALPDPAVGDLLQALSSD; this comes from the coding sequence ATGACCACTGCACGCGAGATCATGACCGAAGGCGCCGACTGCATCGGAGAGGACGAGAGCGTCCTCGAAGCGGCACGGAAGATGACCGACCTCGGGGTGGGCGCCCTGCCGATCTGCGGCAACGACGACCGGTTGAAAGGAGTCCTCACCGACCGCGACATCGTGGTGAAGGTGCTGGGCCGGGGCAAGGACCCCGCCACGTGCAAGGCCGGTGAACTCGCCCAGGGCGAGGCGGTGACGATCGGCGCGGACGACGACGCGCAAGAGATCCTGCGCACGATGCGGGAGCACAAGGTCCGCCGGCTGCCCGTGATCGACGGCCACCGGCTCGTCGGGATGGTCGCCCAGGCCGATGTGGCCCGCGCCCTGCCGGACCCGGCCGTCGGTGACCTGCTCCAGGCGCTGTCCTCCGACTGA
- a CDS encoding FAD binding domain-containing protein — MKPFAYVRATTLREAADAYAAHPGSRYLGGGTNLVDLMKVGVETPTALIDISRLPLEEITELPDGGLRVGAMVRGTDLAADPLVRTRYPLLSQALLAGASGQLRNVATTGGNLLQRTRCAYFQDLSKPCNKREPGSGCGAREGIHRDHAVLGHSEHCIATQPSDMAVALAALDAEVELYGGPDTTRTVAAAEFHRLPGDRPEQDTVIRPGEIITAVLLPAPAPGAVSLYRKARERASYAFALASVAVVLDLDDGRVRRISLAFGGLAHRPWRATTAEARLTGSAPHSDAVRAAVDAELAGARPLRDNAYKIPLARNLACDAIATLAGAP; from the coding sequence GTGAAGCCCTTCGCCTACGTACGCGCCACCACCCTCCGGGAAGCGGCCGACGCCTACGCCGCCCACCCCGGCTCCCGTTACCTCGGCGGCGGCACCAACCTCGTGGACCTGATGAAAGTGGGCGTCGAGACCCCCACCGCCCTCATCGACATCTCCCGGCTGCCTCTGGAGGAGATCACCGAACTGCCCGACGGCGGCCTGCGCGTCGGGGCCATGGTCCGGGGCACCGACCTGGCCGCCGACCCGCTCGTGCGCACCCGCTACCCGCTCCTCAGCCAGGCGCTGCTCGCCGGCGCCTCCGGACAACTGCGCAACGTCGCCACCACCGGCGGCAACCTGCTCCAGCGCACCCGCTGCGCCTACTTCCAGGACCTCTCCAAGCCGTGCAACAAGCGCGAACCCGGCAGCGGCTGCGGGGCCCGCGAGGGAATCCACCGCGACCACGCGGTACTCGGGCACTCCGAGCACTGCATCGCCACCCAGCCCTCGGACATGGCCGTGGCCCTGGCCGCGCTGGACGCCGAAGTCGAGCTGTACGGCGGCCCGGACACCACCCGTACGGTCGCGGCCGCCGAGTTCCACCGGCTGCCCGGCGACCGCCCCGAGCAGGACACCGTCATCCGCCCGGGGGAAATCATCACGGCGGTGCTCCTGCCCGCCCCGGCCCCGGGCGCCGTCTCGCTCTACCGCAAGGCCCGCGAACGCGCCTCGTACGCCTTCGCCCTCGCCTCGGTCGCCGTCGTCCTCGACCTCGACGACGGCCGCGTGCGCCGCATCTCCCTCGCCTTCGGCGGCCTCGCCCACCGGCCCTGGCGCGCGACCACCGCCGAGGCCCGGCTGACCGGCTCCGCACCGCACTCCGACGCCGTCCGTGCGGCCGTCGACGCGGAACTCGCGGGGGCGAGGCCCCTGCGCGACAACGCGTACAAGATCCCGCTCGCCCGCAACCTCGCCTGCGACGCCATCGCCACGCTGGCCGGCGCGCCGTAA
- a CDS encoding PP2C family protein-serine/threonine phosphatase — MSPVVPQDTASLKLLITREVAALRAAARRDAGVRREDETPRGRDPSDSCPCGGGEGAPHSCSDDGDGQGGHDPWGCVCAALPAIPVSAALLAPVRDAEGRVVDFTVRAGNHVRCAQWLDAPDAQVGRRLLEVQPGAAAGGLVDALSGVLETGRAVHSYAVDYTEQHRDGLHRTKLLYDAASCGDRVLTTWRPALNRTEMMSLDAQYIASMGWGTWDLLSGAVVWSEGLASIFRTDPARPLSLTELCDAVLPEDVPRFAKLMTAMLEGEEPPGAEVRFMVLGEVRTLTLVGHPVIAADGLPWVLRLIARDLTAQVRSRQRLATTRRQTERLREEAAAEHRVASALREALLPTHSAELEGLGVSVAAAYLPAEEDASVGGDWYKCRLLPDGRILLAIGDACGHGLNAVARMAQQRHALAGLAHSPGTHAGQLATWLNELLCSDPAAETATGIIGHIDAARNLRWASAGHPAPLLLRGDTATTLDTEHRGPLFGLLPGHEYATATVPLRSGDLLLLYTDGMVERRGQDITYGIDTLRKALESCAGLGAAETLDRVMSADPAEDHEDDACLFAIRLD, encoded by the coding sequence ATGAGCCCGGTCGTCCCGCAGGACACCGCTTCCCTGAAGCTGCTGATCACGCGGGAGGTGGCGGCTCTGCGCGCCGCCGCCCGCCGCGACGCGGGAGTACGCCGCGAGGACGAAACCCCGCGGGGCCGGGACCCCTCGGACAGCTGCCCGTGCGGCGGGGGCGAGGGAGCCCCGCACTCCTGCTCCGACGACGGCGACGGGCAGGGCGGCCACGACCCCTGGGGGTGCGTGTGCGCGGCCCTGCCCGCGATCCCGGTCTCTGCGGCACTGCTCGCGCCCGTACGGGACGCGGAGGGCCGGGTCGTCGACTTCACGGTCCGCGCGGGCAACCACGTCCGCTGCGCGCAGTGGCTCGACGCGCCCGACGCCCAGGTGGGCCGGCGGCTCCTGGAGGTGCAGCCCGGCGCGGCGGCGGGCGGCCTTGTGGACGCCCTGAGCGGGGTGCTGGAGACCGGGCGCGCCGTCCACTCGTACGCCGTGGACTACACCGAGCAGCACCGCGACGGGCTGCACCGCACGAAGCTGCTGTACGACGCCGCCTCCTGCGGGGACAGGGTGCTGACGACCTGGCGTCCGGCCCTGAACCGGACGGAGATGATGTCACTCGACGCCCAGTACATCGCCTCCATGGGGTGGGGCACCTGGGACCTGCTGTCGGGAGCGGTCGTCTGGTCCGAGGGCCTCGCCTCGATCTTCCGCACCGATCCGGCCCGGCCGCTGTCCCTGACGGAGTTGTGCGACGCGGTACTCCCAGAGGACGTGCCGCGCTTCGCGAAGCTGATGACGGCCATGCTCGAAGGCGAGGAGCCGCCCGGCGCCGAGGTCCGTTTCATGGTGCTCGGCGAGGTCCGCACCCTCACCCTGGTCGGGCACCCGGTCATCGCCGCGGACGGGCTGCCCTGGGTGCTGCGGCTCATCGCCCGCGACCTCACGGCCCAGGTACGCAGCCGGCAGCGTCTGGCGACGACCCGCCGCCAGACGGAGCGGCTGCGGGAGGAGGCCGCGGCCGAGCACCGGGTGGCGTCGGCGCTGCGGGAGGCCCTGCTGCCCACGCACTCCGCCGAGCTGGAGGGGCTGGGCGTCTCGGTGGCGGCGGCGTACCTGCCGGCGGAGGAGGACGCCTCGGTCGGCGGGGACTGGTACAAGTGCCGCCTGCTGCCGGACGGCCGGATCCTGCTGGCGATCGGGGACGCGTGCGGCCACGGCCTGAACGCGGTGGCCCGGATGGCGCAGCAGCGGCACGCGCTCGCGGGGCTGGCGCACTCCCCCGGCACCCATGCCGGTCAGCTAGCCACCTGGCTGAACGAACTGCTGTGCTCCGACCCGGCGGCCGAGACCGCCACCGGGATCATCGGCCACATCGACGCCGCGCGGAACCTGCGGTGGGCGAGCGCCGGTCACCCCGCTCCCCTGCTGCTGCGCGGGGACACGGCCACGACTCTCGACACGGAGCACCGCGGGCCGCTGTTCGGCCTGCTGCCCGGGCACGAGTACGCGACGGCGACCGTCCCGCTGCGCTCCGGGGACCTGCTGCTGCTGTACACCGACGGGATGGTGGAGCGGCGGGGCCAGGACATCACGTACGGGATCGACACGCTGCGCAAGGCGCTGGAGTCCTGCGCCGGGCTGGGAGCGGCCGAAACCCTCGACCGGGTGATGTCCGCCGATCCGGCCGAGGACCACGAGGACGACGCCTGCCTGTTCGCGATCCGGCTCGACTGA